The window tccgaggaggaggaggagagcgcAGCCTCCCGCAGCTGGCGAGGAGAATGGGAGTGCGGGACGACAGACCGCCGCGGGGTGTCACGGCCGCGACCGAGCTCTCCAGGCGCGGGGCCGGCGCCCGCCGCGTTTAAACCCGGGAGGGCGCGGCGGCGCCGGGCGGCGGCCGAATGGAGAGGAAGGGCTCGGCGGCCGGAGCCAAGGGGAACCCGAGTCCGCCCGCGGCCGGCGAGGCGCAGCGGCCCCAGCCGCCGCTGTGCGtcccgggcggcggcggcggagggacCCCGGCGCGGGGCCAGGCTGGGGCGGCGGCCGAGCCCGCCGAGTTCATCCGGCGCGCGCACGAGTTCAAGAGCCAAGGGGCGCAGTGCTACAAGGATAAGAAATTCCGCGAAGCCATCGGCAAATACCACCGGGCGTTGCTGGAGCTGAAGGGGCTGCTGCCGGCCGCCGGGGAACGGGAACGGGACTCGCGCGGGGCCTCCCCGGCCGGGGCTCCCAACCCCGGCCGCCTCTCGGAGGAGCAGAGCAAAACGGTGGAAGCCATCGAGATCGACTGCTACAACAGCCTGGCAGGTGAGCTGCACCGCGCCGCGCCGCGCTCCCGgcccctccttcctctgccctccccGTCTCCAGCCCGGAGCTGGTTCCTATGCTCCGGTCCCGGTCCTCCGGTCACCCCGCCGCGCCCCGCACTCCCTCGCGGGGACCGTGCGGCTCCGGGAAGGAGaacccggggggggggggggcgctttGGGAAAAGTGTGACTTTTAGGATTAAACCTTCTGAAACTCGTGGCCATCCCGCATTCCTCCCCCGCATCCTCGTAAATCTCGCCTATAAATAGCTGGACAGACAGATGGGGGACCCAGCCGGCCTGGCGGCGAGTGCTGCTACTACTGCTCACCAGTGGACCCGGGTTCAAATGCGGGAAGCAGCACCCGGGGTGGGCCACCCGCACCCACCGCATGCCCAGTGGCTGCTGGTCCCGGGGATCGTTGGCACCAGAGCTGGCCCTCACCTTCCCCCCAGCTGACCGCATCTCTGAGTCAAGTCCTTGCCCGAGTCCCTTTGGCCCCAGTGGCAAAGGGCAGTTTGCTACGATGCTTTCAGCATCTCAAGCAAAATGGATTCCAAAATGCACTTTCTTCTCTCCGAGCTCTGCTGGGGCCTTGGTTGCCAGGTGAAGAGAGCAATCTCAAAGGGAAACTAGTTCAAGGTTGGGCTTGAGCTGTGCTACATTCTCGCCCCCCCGCCTCCCACTCCGTGTAGCACTGATTCTCACACCAGCTGACTGCTAGGCTTGGAGGAAAAGGGAGTCCTTTTATTGGGAAAAGAAATTCCCGAgtacattttggagattaaggTCAAAGTcgggcatttttaaaaattagcttcgCACAGGAAATTTTAAAGTCTGTAAAAACGGAGGAGTCTGGGTCATTCCAGGGCTTTCCTGAAAGAAGGTGGAAGAGGTTGCCAGAGGCCTTATATTCGAAAAGCACTCTTTGGTCTTCTCCCACCCCATCTGGTGGGATTTGGGAATGATCCACCTCCTCTGATCAAATTAAAGGCCATCACTCCTGGTCCCTAACCCTTGAAGTTGCCCAAACTCTTTAGCTCTGGACAGTTGGAGCAGAGTTAGGTGAGGAGAATGGGTGTGGCTGGGGGTGGTGGATTTGTCTGGAGCCCAGACAGTTGAGGGATGAAAAATATATGTGGATAATTGTGCTCTATTTCGGAGTGCCAGTCAGCTCTGTTCCCTTGAATGCCTCTAGTGCCAGCCTACCTCTGCTTCCATAAGGCCATATCCAGTGTCATCTTTAATCAGGCAGAGCCTGGCACTTTGAAATTTGTTAAGTAGTTTACAAACATGAaggattaataataatagtagtagcaACGGTGGGGATGGTGCTGTGATAGCAGTCCTACTGGTAACTGCAGCAGGTAAAGTAGTAGTAATATGGCATAGATGTATTTCAGTCACTCACAAGGTATATAGTGAGTCCCATCCTTTCCCACAAGTCTCTGGCATACTCACTACTGTTTGATGAATGTAAAGGGCAGAGTGGCCATGGGTGGAGAAATCACTaatgcagtgatttcagagtggCAGTAGAGTCTTCTATTTAGTATTTTCCATGGGCATTCTAGGGTTGCCCCTCACCCCATGCTTTTGGCTGCCAGCCTATGGCTAGCACAGCCTACCGTCTACCCCAGGAGGGGTTACATTTCCATGGTGAAACTAAAGCCGTGTCTTCCTTGGTCAGGCCAGCCCAGTGGGCGGGGCTGAGATCTGAACAGTTCCTCCACCTCCacgcccaccccccccaccccccacacacacactctggaaaACTTTAGTGGTGAGAGAATGGAAAGTAGCAAGGGCAGATTTCCCCCTCTGCTGCTTGTTCCAGTGCTCACCACTTATTAATATTCATAATTTATGGATTGCAAAAGTAATGCATGCCtatcaaatgtattttcttttagaaaatgcaaaattaCCTATGGTCACAGCAACCTAAAGAAATCCATTGTGATATATTTCCTTCCTGTatctttttctttacttaaatGTAAACTGTTTACAAAGTGAAGGACCTCCTGCATCCTGTTTTTATGCCCAGTTGCCATTGTATCAGGGCATTTTTTACATTTCACTAAAATCTTTTTGTGAAGATTATTTTCAAGGGCaacctaaaatttttaaatacatgtttaCAATGATCATTTGATGGAAGGAGGAAGAAGTATGGTCCCTATTATTGTTGTTAGGACCAGAGCAATGCAGTGTGGCCTGTAAGATAATCTTTCCCACTGCGCCTGATTGAAGGGAAGAGATAGCAACTGCAAGTTTGTTCTGGCAAAAAGGCAACTggcccttccatccaggctgcagcGCTGGCTGAGCAACCCAGTGGGCTCCAGGTAGGAACAGTCTGAAGATTTTGGTCCTCTCAAGGATCTGTCCTTCTACACAGCTGTGCATAGAGAACGAGCTGTGGGGTTTAGAAGCAACATGGACTAGCTCAGAAATACCTGGAGGATTAGGCCATGTTGCTAAGGGCATTTCAGCACCAAACAAAAACTGTTGTGAGGCTTCTGGAGGAAATCTAGGTTCAGGGGGTCCTTGCACTCTGCATTGAAGGCCCCAAGAGAACAGCAAGTGGGCAGTTAGAATCTGCTAGGAGATATTTGCCTAAAAATCCATTTAGATGACTTGAGGTGACCGTTTGAAGGGTATGCAGGCAATTTGCAAGGTGCTTGTGGTTGTGGTCTGTTTTGGGTTAAAGTTTCCTTCTGATTAGTAGGGAACTGGCCAATGGTGGAAAACTTCTCGATTTGATTGTGCATGTCTTATTCTCTAAGAAATTCAAGGGAAAAGATGGGCAGCATCTTCTTCCTTCAGAATTTCTAATGATATTGATACAATGATTAGAAAAGATATTCTATCCTGCCAGGGGAGATGTAGACATGTAATTCTTACCAAGGCTACAAAAGAGGCATATACTGGCCAACTGATGGACTCCCATTGACCTCGAACAAGACACAGGACTCCCCTGAGGCCTTGGAATGTTCTGTGCAAAACCTCTTGAAGGACAGAGCCTTTTGCTTTACATCTGTTCCTGTGGGATTGTGAGGGCCCCAGCTGGGATGTGATCAAAAGATTGTAATGCCTGACTTTGtgggtattttcaaatgatgttCAAGACTCAAATGCCCACAGTAGAGATGAGTGCTGACAGGCCATGGCATTGAATCTGAAGGCTATATGAGAGTCAGCTTAGGCCCCTATTCCTGGCACACCCTGTGACTTTGTATAAGTCCCTTCCACATCATTTTATGCCCATCTTCCTGTCTATTTAGAGCTATGTTTTGGGGGGCGGGTATTTGTTTTACCAAGGGGGCAGGTAATTTCTATTGAATTAAAAGTCCCAGGACAGGGGAATGACACGGCCTAAATAAGTCACACCTGAAAAAGGCCTGGATGAGAGTCAGTTTTATCAGTACTTTTTCATCTTCAAGCCTTAGAACTGGAGCCAGCTACATAATTTGTGGGGCCcaatggaaaatgaaaatgtggggcTCCTTcttcaaaaaagcaggagaaaatTGTCCTTAAAGGTCTTAAAAGATAAagcttttcccctttctttcatggtctctctctctcaacaTGGTGTTTTTATCTGCTATTTAATGTCATTATGAGAAAGTTATAGTTTTAAAGGATTGGCATGAATTTACCCTTCATCTTTATAGTGTGCAGTGCCTGTTTTAAGTGGAAATACAAGAGCACTTAACTGGTATGTGAAATCACATAAGTTCCACAATTCACGTTTTGCAGTTTGTACATGCATATGTAGTTTATTCCTACTGGAACTGTGGAAATGCTGACAAAATGAACTCAActgcttttatttcactttttatatgCATACTTTTTTTTGTGCACTCTTTACCAATCTTGCCTTTCTGATGAgtaaggaaaggaaagggagcTATTCCTTACTCCCACCCAaatctttccttctctgtcatcATTTTCAACCTAAGTGGTTGGCTAGCACAGGGAAGTAACTTAAGCAAGAAAGGATAAGCTGGGGTTTTAGGTTATTTGTGTTTCTTAGAGCACTGTTGCTTCCTTTCTGCATTTGAAGCAATTTCTGGGTTGAATGGAAAGCCTGGCCTCTTTGGGCTGTCAGTGTATGTGCTTACTTAGTTATAGACCAAGCACCCTTACCTTATGCTTGTTGAACTCCCCTTCATTGTGAAACCGCTGTATGCTTGTGGGGCATTGTGAATGCTGGGTACTACGTGGGGCTTCAAAGAGTGTGTGTGCCTCTCTTCTGATCATGTTCATGCTCCATTATCCCATGGGGCTTCacttacaaaagaaagaaagtgaagttgctcagttgtgtccgactctttgtgaccccatggactgtagcccaccaggcttctccgtccatgggattttccaggcaagagtaccggagtggattgctatttccttctccggggatcttcccgacccagggatcgaacccaggtctccggcattgcaggcagacactttactctctgagccaccagggaagtcttccaaGACATAGtttcaaagataaaataagaatttcaagAAGTCAACAGCAGAGCATTAAATCAGATACAAGGACCTTCTGAACATGGGTCCTATGTGACTGTACCCTTGAAGCCACCCCACAATGGGACACCAGTAGATGACTGAGTGCATGCATCTAAGGTGGACAAAATTAGATACAGACTCTGAGGCAGAGTCTAAGACAAAAGATACCTGACAGAAATCGGTGTGGGAACCAAAGGACTGAGCATGAAGATGGATAAATTACGAATGCAAGAACTCAGTTGTTAAAAGAAGAAGTCAAGAGCTAGAGACAAGCAGTTAACCTGGTAACCAGAAGATGAGTTGTTGGGATAAGAACTGgcaaaggaagggaaaagaagagaggagtTTCATGGTAAGATGCTCAACCAAGATCTTGCCGTATGGATGGGAGAGCTTGACCCACCAAGCCATTGTTGACCCGAGGCTGGTCCTCAGGCAGCCCCTTGACCAATAAATCTTAAGCCTGTAAACATGGCTTCAAAGTTCATCTTCCAAGAAAGAATATGAGAATTTAAACTTGTAGAATGCTTTCAAGAAAAGAATATGCCAAATGTGGACTTCAGGCTGAGTTTCTAAAGTGGATTCTGAAGTTTCTTAGTTTACCTACAAAAGTAATGAGTTGGATGGCTCGTAGCCAGCAACTCTCTAGGACATCTTGAAATAAGAGTCCGTACAGCCAAAATGCAAGGGAGTGCCCCATCCAAGGCATGGGGGCTCACTGCAGGGTGGACAGGAAGGCCAAGATGTGAAGCAGTCAGAAACTGTCCCCAGAGCTTCACAGGTTGGGAGTGACCTGTGAGATGGAACATTCTTTCCTACCAACTGTTTTCTTTCATCACCAGGTTGTGCCTCCTTCATACAACTAGGATGAAAATCCAGTGTTTCAACCAACCAACCAGCAATTTCCTAATTTCCAGATATTTGGCTTTGGAAAATCAGATGTCTCTGCTGGGACCAGATTGTCACTAAGACAATACTGCGGTCCATTCTCAATCACATAGCAGCAGCCACAGCTCTAGCATGGACAATGTACCAGACATTAAAAAAGCCAAAGATAAGGGAATTtgctggctgtccagtggttagtgtgtggtgctctcactgccagggACCAGCgatctatccctggttgggaaagagATTCTGCGAGCCATGCAGTATGAGATGTGTGTGTCAGCGGGgaaggtacttaaaaaaaaagagagagaccaaaGATAATACTGCATAAGATTAAAAgagtttatgggcttcccatgtgatgCTAGTGGCAgaaaatatgcctgccaatgcaggagacaaaagagacgtgggtttgacccctgtgtcgggaggatcccctggaggagggcatggcaactcactccagttttcttgcctggagaatcccgtggacagaggagctctggcagactacaggccatacggtcgcaaagagtaggacatgactgatgcCACTTAGCAGGCACATATGGTCTTCCTCATGGATTTCATATGGCCTTAAAATTATTAGCAGGGTAAAGCTCATCATCTTCCTtttatgcatacatacacattttcATATCAGCAACGAAATGATGCCATGTCTGATAGGACTCAAAACCAACAGTTCccaaattttataataaactatactgaaaaattataatatatatatatgaatcactttgtcaaacaactgaaactaacacatttgtaaatcaactatacttcaattaaagaaaaaaaaggaagcagagtGTGATGTGTAGTGCCAAGGAGAGTTGACTTGAACCTGAAGAGTCCTGGGTTGAAATGTATCCAAGTGGACCTTCTCTTCTTGTTCAGCCAAAAGGAGTTTAAAACAGCACGCAAATTACAGACAGCATTACACAGAGGAAGACTGTGGAGCAAAGGTTTCCCTTTCACAGTCTGTCTGTGTgtaaaaaatgaaagtgctaAGGAAGTGCTAACTAGCTAGCTTGAGAGTTAATGTAAAATCAGAATTATGATTTTGGATTTGGATATGACCCTTACAGTGGTGTGTGAATTTCCTTGTCAACATCATCACCTTGTCATCAACATGAGCTTGGACACTTCCAAAAATAGGGATACTTACCACTACCTAAAGTGACTTATTtagcaaccaccaccacaaaacaGCAGCTACAGTGATAATAACAGTCACAACAACGGCAGTAAAGACTCCCGTGATGGGCCCAGTTTCTGGCATCCAGTAGATTTTCCATGAATGTAtttgaaaggaatgaaaatgctTATCCTAGCATTTGTCTCATATTAAGGACCCAAGAAATTCAAACATTTCATTAATATtaattgagcaactaacaggCACTAGACACTGGGGTTGAGAGCTGGGCACACAGACAAGGTCACTGCCTTTCATGAACTTACACATATGCCTATCTATCTCTGAGACAGAAAATCCAAGCTTAGAACAGTTAAGTCCCTTGCCCATGGTCACATAGTAGTATATGGCAAGCTGGAATTTCTCATCTGCCAGGTCTCTAATTTGAAAGCCTATAATTCTAAACACTCACCCCACAGCCTCCATCTTTAGAAGTTTCTTTCTTAGGTACAAAAATTTGCCTCCTTGAAATTTCTATCAATCCATTTGTATTCTATCTACCTTTTGAAGCAACACAGAATACATCTCATCAGTGTACCAAGGAAAAGCCTTGACATTTTTAGGGCAACTCACTTGCCCATCCCCCAGTCTTGTCTTCTGTTAAgttattcctttttttattttaatgggaaaaaagtcactaatttttttttttattaccgtGATGTGCCTTGTATGTTTAGGATTCCCATTTCATGACCATCCTGGGTGGTTAAGGGGAGAGTGTCCTATATATACTCTGTACCAGGTTTTATGTCACGAGGAAGGAGACTTGAATTTATATGGACAGAGAGGAATGAGAATTTGATGAGTCACAATTTCTAATGAACCCTGTTATGCTCCTCTATCCAGAGTGTGTAAATTCTAGTTAAGAGGTCTTGAGAAATTCAAGTGGATCTGTTAAGAGTAGGAATTAATTTCAGCCATTACTTTTTCAGTCATCAGTTTTGTGATCCACTAGAAGAGGAACATCTGGACTTGTCCAAATGCATTACTGCAGACCTGGTCAGTTTTAATGTCATGAGAGTAATGattccatcatttaaaaatatgttccgGTTTAAGTGCTAAATGAGATTGGACACAATATATTTCTGTGTGGCATGGAACATTTGCTCTCCTAACATCCTCTaaagtagtatttatttttaagtttgtgTTTTTGTGACTGACTGATAAGGCCTAAGTTTGGGAGCCAAAACCTCGTGTCCcaggaaacaaaaacaacccctcccccaaacccagcAGTAAGCAATCCAGTTGGCCCTGTGTCTAGTGGGGCGGGAATTGAAGGAGACTCATGTGACAGCTGGTGGCACATTCACTACATACGTGAACTTAATCTGGTCACAAGACCTCTAGTCTTGAGTTTCCTCACTTGCTAAATGGGTATAAACATGCCAGCTTAACTCACAGGGTAAGGGTGAGAAGCAAGAAGATAATGTATGAATGTACTTTATAAACTATAAAGTATTGAAGTATAAGTTTTCCTTTGAAGTGAATGGGGGTGTttagaagaaagacaaaagaataggaaaaagaactggggggcttccccggtggctcagtggtggagagtccGCCTGCTAAtatgggagacacgggttcgatccctggtccgggatgaTCCCACGCACCACGGAGCAACtgggcccatgcaccacaactcttgagcctgtgttcaagagcctgggagctgcaattaatgagcccatgtgccacaactgctgaaactCAAGTGCCCTAGAACCCATGTTTTGCACCAAGAGAGGCctccaccacagtgagaaacctgtgcaccacaaatgGAGAGGATCCCCTGCTCTctgcacctagagaaaagccACGCAGGATTGAAGACCCcatacagtcaaaaataaataaaattattttttaaaaaaagaagtgagggCAATACCATGGTGGTTCAGTgtctaagactctatgctcccaatgccaggggacccaggtttgatccctggtcagggagccggatcccacatgccacagtgaagacctggtgcagtcaagtaaataatatatagaaataaaatagaaagaaataagaaGTGGGAACTGCCCAGTGAAGGAAATTCCCACTAATTCTTACAATTTTAAAAGGGATCCTTGAATAGTATCCCTAGTAGATACTAGGAAAACTCTCTTGATGCATGGTTTCTACATTCAGTATCTATCCCATTTTGtttcaaacacacacattcaAACGATTCCCCGAATGCAGGTCATCCACAAAAAGAAAAGCACTTGCCAGTAAAACAAAAGTGTTTCTGATGAGAAGAATGTGACCGCCGTTCTTTGCAGGCCAAGTTCCCCCACTTGTCTTCAGACCCATCGAGAACACAGCAGAAGTGTGACTTGATGGAGTGATACAGACAGCAAGTTCTGTCTTTCACTGGTCAGCTGCCTGGAATCAAAGAATCTTGCCTCAAGTTTTCTGACGTCCGAGGGTTGGAGTCCAGAATCTTGGAGGTCCTTTCCAGCTCTGCCAAGAATAATTCTCCATTCTTTCTGAACTGGGTGGCCATTACCCAGAATGGGAGAGTTCTGTGTGGATGGATAGGAACCAGTCTCCAAAATCTATCATTATGTGAAAAggcaggggtttccctggtggtctagtggttaagaatccatatccaatgcaggggacacgggtcgAGATGGCCCGAGATGATTCCACAtcccacggagcaactaagcccgtggaccacaactacggagccagtgctctagagcccacgagctgcaactactgagcccatacgcGGAACTAGTGAGCCCACCTGCTGCAGCTATTGAAGCCTGcaggcctagagcctgtgctctgtcaccagagaagccaccgcaaagagaagccaccgcgccgcaaccagagagtggcccccgctcgccacaactagcgaaagcctgcatgcagcaacgaagaccgagctcagccaaaaataaatattaaataaaaatcttttttaaaaaaaggcagaacGCAGATCAGTGTTTAAAAAGTATAAACTAGCATCAGCATATACACTAGTACAGTATTTGCTTTCAAGAAGATTATCTGAAATTATGCAAGTGAAGCTGTTCATTTGAATACAGAACTggacatttttccttttctttttgatgattaCGACTTCATTGTTTTTAGAGCAATTAAAGGTTTAtagacctggagaagggaatggcaacccactccagtattcttgcctggtgaatcccatggacagaggagcccgacaggctgcagtccatggggtcgcaaagagtcggacctgactgagcaactaaccctaaAGATTTATAGCAAAACTGAAGGTAAAGAacagagatttctcatatacTGTCTGCTCCCATAGATGCCTAGCCTGCCCCGGAGTGGTAGAATTTGTTACAGAATCTGTGTTGACCCAGCATGATCACCAAAAGTCCATGGTTTACTTCGAGGTTCTCTCTcctgttgtacattctgtggatTTAGACAAATGTATGATGACATGTCGCTGTCACTGTGGTACCATACAGAGTGCCCTCCCTGCCCTTAACATCCTCT of the Muntiacus reevesi chromosome 7, mMunRee1.1, whole genome shotgun sequence genome contains:
- the TTC9 gene encoding tetratricopeptide repeat protein 9A, encoding MERKGSAAGAKGNPSPPAAGEAQRPQPPLCVPGGGGGGTPARGQAGAAAEPAEFIRRAHEFKSQGAQCYKDKKFREAIGKYHRALLELKGLLPAAGERERDSRGASPAGAPNPGRLSEEQSKTVEAIEIDCYNSLAACLLQAELVNYERVKEYCLKVLKKEGENFKALYRSGVAFYHLGDYDKALYYLKEARTRQPTDTNVIRYIQLTEMKLSRCSQREKEAM